A region from the Catellatospora sp. TT07R-123 genome encodes:
- a CDS encoding LacI family DNA-binding transcriptional regulator: MSKARPTIEDVARVAGVSRATASRVINDAPGASSPLRARVRAAVTDLGYQPNEAARALASGRPRAVDVIAVTDGPGIEWLGAHPYFSRVLAGMMPVLKDAGAQLRLHAISGAAGDAIDQIAADATVGAVLAYVTPDLAARFHRRCRRVVSMVPTAPSVPAMQADNVGGAYEAVRELHRLGRRRIAAVHGPALNPCAIDRRTGYRRAVEDLGLPQLSADGDFYRDGGHHAARELLRQYPDIDAMFVACDLMAAGAVQAITATGRRVPDDVAIIGFDDSIAAVCSNPPLTTMRLPVEEMAADAVRLLLDGIPATGHRQRFPVELVTRDSTPAPAHERRDR; the protein is encoded by the coding sequence ATGAGCAAGGCCAGGCCGACGATCGAGGACGTCGCGCGGGTGGCAGGCGTGTCCCGTGCGACCGCGTCCCGCGTGATCAACGACGCCCCGGGCGCGTCGAGCCCCCTGCGGGCGCGGGTCCGAGCGGCCGTGACCGACCTGGGCTACCAGCCGAACGAGGCCGCCAGAGCGCTGGCCTCCGGTCGGCCGCGAGCGGTGGACGTCATCGCGGTGACCGACGGCCCCGGTATCGAATGGCTCGGCGCCCATCCGTACTTCAGCCGGGTCCTGGCAGGCATGATGCCGGTCCTGAAAGACGCCGGCGCGCAGCTGCGGCTGCACGCGATCAGCGGAGCGGCCGGGGACGCCATCGACCAGATCGCCGCCGACGCCACCGTCGGCGCGGTCCTGGCCTACGTCACGCCGGATCTCGCCGCCCGGTTCCACCGCAGGTGCCGCCGGGTGGTGTCGATGGTCCCGACCGCACCCTCGGTGCCCGCGATGCAGGCCGACAACGTCGGCGGGGCGTACGAGGCGGTCCGGGAACTCCACCGGCTCGGCCGACGCCGGATCGCCGCCGTCCACGGTCCCGCGCTCAACCCCTGCGCCATCGACCGGCGCACCGGCTACCGGCGAGCCGTCGAAGACCTCGGGCTGCCGCAGCTCAGCGCCGACGGCGACTTCTACCGCGACGGCGGCCACCACGCCGCACGGGAGCTCCTACGGCAATATCCGGACATCGACGCGATGTTCGTCGCCTGCGACCTGATGGCCGCCGGAGCCGTACAGGCCATCACCGCCACCGGCCGGCGCGTGCCCGACGACGTCGCCATCATCGGCTTCGACGACAGCATCGCCGCCGTATGCAGCAACCCGCCGCTGACCACGATGCGGCTGCCCGTCGAGGAGATGGCCGCCGACGCCGTCCGGCTGCTCCTCGACGGCATCCCGGCCACCGGCCACCGCCAGCGGTTCCCCGTCGAGCTCGTCACCCGGGACAGCACCCCCGCACCCGCCCATGAAAGGCGCGACCGATGA
- a CDS encoding MFS transporter, with amino-acid sequence MPPAPSERGPLPRARLAVSLLFALYGTILGTWTARIPAVKQHLALTDGQLSLGLLAFAAGAILGMQTAGRLVDRVGAARLLVPVLLADGVLLVAPALAGNLALLVGALLVFGTAHGLLNITMNAAAVEVQRAWQAPIMSSFHAVYSVGGFLGAAVGGLCAYAGMSATTTFLAVTGLVLVTAVPVGRWRLAADPAAADAQPQPGRPAPLPGVTLLGVLVFCCLVGEGAAADWSTVYLRDSLGSTPGFAATAYAAFSIMMMAGRLVGDRLTRTLGPVRLVRASGLLAAFGLGTALLVGHPVAAVAGFGCLGAGLACIAPQVFSAAGSQDPARAGQAIARVASLGFLGFVVGPIVIGAAAEVTGLPAALSVPAVLALLVAASAAVLQPRPAPPQPSPAAG; translated from the coding sequence ATGCCTCCGGCACCCTCCGAGCGCGGTCCGCTGCCGCGCGCCCGGCTCGCGGTGAGCCTGCTGTTCGCCCTGTACGGCACCATCCTCGGCACCTGGACCGCCCGCATCCCGGCCGTCAAACAGCACCTGGCGCTCACCGACGGGCAGCTCAGCCTCGGCCTGCTCGCCTTCGCCGCCGGGGCCATCCTCGGCATGCAGACCGCGGGCCGCCTGGTCGACCGCGTCGGCGCCGCGCGCCTGCTGGTGCCGGTCCTGCTCGCCGACGGCGTGCTGCTGGTCGCGCCCGCGCTCGCGGGGAACCTGGCCCTGCTGGTCGGCGCGCTGCTGGTGTTCGGCACGGCGCACGGGCTGCTCAACATCACCATGAACGCGGCGGCGGTCGAGGTGCAGCGGGCCTGGCAGGCACCGATCATGTCGTCGTTCCACGCCGTGTACAGCGTCGGCGGGTTCCTGGGCGCCGCGGTCGGCGGGCTGTGCGCGTACGCCGGAATGAGCGCCACCACCACGTTCCTGGCCGTCACCGGCCTGGTCCTGGTCACCGCCGTGCCGGTCGGCCGCTGGCGGCTCGCCGCCGACCCCGCCGCGGCCGATGCGCAGCCGCAGCCGGGCCGCCCGGCGCCCCTGCCCGGGGTGACGCTGCTCGGGGTGCTGGTCTTCTGCTGCCTGGTGGGGGAGGGTGCGGCCGCCGACTGGAGCACCGTCTACCTGCGCGACAGCCTCGGCAGCACGCCCGGCTTCGCCGCGACCGCGTACGCCGCCTTCTCGATCATGATGATGGCCGGGCGGCTCGTCGGCGACCGCCTCACCCGGACCCTCGGCCCGGTGCGCCTCGTGCGCGCCAGCGGGCTGCTGGCCGCGTTCGGGCTCGGCACCGCGCTGCTGGTCGGGCACCCGGTGGCAGCCGTCGCCGGGTTCGGCTGCCTCGGCGCGGGGCTGGCCTGCATCGCGCCGCAGGTGTTCTCGGCGGCGGGCAGCCAGGACCCGGCCCGTGCCGGGCAGGCGATCGCCCGCGTGGCCAGCCTCGGCTTCCTCGGCTTCGTCGTCGGCCCGATCGTCATCGGGGCCGCCGCCGAGGTCACCGGGCTGCCCGCCGCGCTGTCCGTGCCCGCGGTGCTCGCCCTGCTGGTGGCCGCGTCCGCGGCGGTGCTCCAGCCGCGCCCCGCGCCGCCGCAGCCGTCACCGGCCGCAGGCTGA
- a CDS encoding MFS transporter codes for MTLTGQVETTDPALDGPAAHPSALRQTLTSPLYRGASAAVLLGSAGYAAAAPQLASFLVNDLGASLRTAGLFYLTNLTAPVAGYLVGRRSDRTGRRLGLFRLCAVLGFVGWLGIAYSTQLWMPFLISAVIGAFAGSAVSQLFAAIHDQLKTHPHPNGDGVVAVVRMALTAGWVIGPVTGAFVAAHSSLRTLLVAAAFCTLAQIIPLGTLRLAPADPGAAQPSEPRPGAPTTAEMLPLLAFTALFILIYVGEPIKYAFLPIYMTKQLNLPAGLSGAIIGIQPLVEIILMPLAIVAARRIGMMRLMVIGAGLGVAANICFATTGTAAGLFTGQILMGAVWGVFAALGILVAQKLLPAAVATASAVFISSSALASALGGAAGGLGAASIGLPHVFLIPAAAALLAAIGLAVMARRSPL; via the coding sequence ATGACGCTGACCGGCCAGGTCGAGACCACCGACCCGGCGCTGGACGGACCCGCCGCGCACCCGTCGGCGCTACGCCAGACGCTCACCTCGCCGCTCTACCGGGGCGCGTCCGCCGCGGTGCTGCTCGGATCCGCCGGATACGCCGCCGCCGCACCACAGCTCGCGTCATTCCTGGTCAACGACCTGGGTGCCTCGCTGCGCACCGCCGGCCTGTTCTACCTCACGAACCTGACCGCGCCCGTGGCCGGCTACCTCGTCGGCCGCAGGTCCGACCGCACCGGCCGCCGGCTCGGCCTGTTCCGGCTGTGCGCCGTGCTGGGCTTCGTCGGCTGGCTCGGCATCGCCTACTCGACGCAGCTGTGGATGCCGTTCCTCATCAGCGCCGTCATCGGCGCGTTCGCCGGCTCCGCCGTCTCGCAGCTGTTCGCCGCGATACACGACCAGCTCAAGACGCACCCCCACCCGAACGGCGACGGCGTCGTCGCCGTGGTGCGGATGGCCCTGACCGCGGGCTGGGTGATCGGCCCCGTCACCGGGGCGTTCGTGGCCGCCCACAGCTCGCTGCGCACCCTGCTGGTCGCCGCGGCGTTCTGCACCCTCGCCCAGATCATCCCGCTGGGAACGCTGCGCCTGGCACCTGCCGACCCCGGCGCGGCGCAGCCGTCCGAACCGCGACCAGGCGCTCCCACCACGGCGGAGATGCTGCCGCTGCTCGCGTTCACCGCGCTGTTCATCCTGATCTACGTCGGTGAGCCCATCAAATACGCCTTCCTGCCGATCTACATGACGAAGCAGCTGAACCTCCCGGCCGGGCTCAGCGGAGCGATCATCGGCATCCAGCCGCTGGTCGAGATCATCCTGATGCCGCTGGCCATCGTCGCCGCCCGCCGCATCGGCATGATGCGGCTCATGGTGATCGGCGCCGGTCTCGGCGTCGCCGCGAACATCTGCTTCGCCACCACCGGCACCGCCGCCGGGCTGTTCACCGGCCAGATCCTCATGGGCGCGGTATGGGGCGTGTTCGCCGCCCTGGGCATCCTGGTCGCGCAGAAGCTGCTCCCGGCGGCCGTCGCGACCGCCTCGGCCGTGTTCATCAGCTCCTCCGCCCTGGCCTCCGCGCTGGGCGGCGCGGCCGGCGGACTCGGGGCCGCGTCCATCGGCCTTCCCCACGTCTTCCTGATCCCCGCCGCCGCCGCGCTCCTCGCCGCCATCGGCCTCGCCGTGATGGCCCGCCGCAGCCCCCTCTGA
- a CDS encoding class I SAM-dependent methyltransferase yields MDSRELAQLMLGYSTGPQIQETQTAFRCELVSRWGIKPGMRVLEIGCGQGETTVALAHAVGPDGHVTAVDPAPSDYGAPVTVWDSADHLRQGPLGSRIEFRFEWDGATVDDGPYDCVVLAHCSWYFDSAGQLREQLAAAKGWAATLCFSEWDLTPRTLAQVPHHLAVLAQAQLGIDAGNIRTPLSRARAAALTEAGWRIVADESVDSRGLQDGGWEVDVCRAEESAGRSSFVASQLDVIRSMAESGDVMSLDSYTVVAV; encoded by the coding sequence ATGGACTCACGCGAGCTCGCCCAGCTCATGCTCGGCTATTCCACCGGCCCGCAGATCCAGGAGACCCAGACGGCGTTCCGCTGCGAACTCGTCAGCCGGTGGGGCATCAAGCCGGGCATGCGGGTGCTGGAGATCGGCTGCGGGCAGGGTGAGACGACGGTCGCGCTCGCCCACGCGGTCGGGCCGGACGGCCACGTCACCGCGGTCGACCCGGCGCCGTCCGATTACGGCGCGCCCGTCACGGTGTGGGACTCGGCCGATCATCTGCGCCAGGGGCCGCTCGGGTCGAGGATCGAGTTCCGGTTCGAGTGGGACGGCGCCACGGTGGACGACGGGCCCTACGACTGCGTCGTGCTCGCGCACTGCTCCTGGTACTTCGACTCGGCCGGGCAGCTGCGCGAGCAGCTCGCCGCCGCGAAGGGTTGGGCTGCGACGCTGTGCTTCTCCGAGTGGGACCTGACGCCGCGCACTCTCGCGCAGGTTCCGCACCACCTGGCGGTGCTGGCACAGGCCCAGCTGGGGATCGACGCGGGCAACATCCGCACGCCGCTCTCGCGGGCGCGGGCTGCCGCGCTGACCGAGGCGGGGTGGCGGATCGTCGCCGACGAGTCGGTGGACTCGCGTGGTCTACAGGACGGCGGCTGGGAGGTCGACGTGTGCCGGGCGGAGGAGTCAGCAGGCCGGTCCTCCTTCGTGGCCAGCCAGCTTGACGTGATCCGGTCGATGGCGGAGAGCGGCGACGTGATGTCGTTGGACTCGTACACGGTCGTGGCGGTCTGA
- a CDS encoding acyl-CoA dehydrogenase family protein — MTSPLSILSDVSALTEQIAAAAAQTEHDRAVPRHLVSGLAEAGVFRIAAPASAGGAEASPAAMYEVFEQLGRADGSTGWCAMIAAATSAVLGRLDPAVAKGLLADPGFLIAGVAAPSGRAVRTDGGYRVSGRWTFASASRHATWLVGGCVVVDAGGVVVGPQGLPEMVLAVLPAGQVTVHDTWHAVGLCGTGSHDFTAEDVLVPADHTFSLADPPVHDSPLYAFPFRSLLAFGIAAVALGIADAALAEFSRLAAAKANPMTGQVLAAKPAAQAAFAQATGLRHAGRAYLLDEIGRCWDLAAAGQQATVEDQARLRLAITQATAMAAQAVDLLYRTAGGSSVFLSSPLQRHFRDVHTATQHALVGADSLELAGALLLQQQVSTLRL; from the coding sequence GTGACGTCACCCCTTTCGATCCTGTCCGATGTCTCGGCGCTGACCGAGCAGATCGCGGCGGCCGCCGCCCAGACCGAACACGACCGCGCAGTGCCCCGGCACCTCGTCTCCGGCCTGGCCGAGGCCGGAGTGTTCCGGATCGCGGCACCGGCGTCGGCCGGGGGCGCCGAGGCCTCCCCCGCCGCCATGTACGAGGTGTTCGAGCAGCTGGGCCGTGCCGACGGATCGACCGGATGGTGCGCGATGATCGCCGCGGCCACCAGCGCCGTCCTCGGGCGCCTCGACCCGGCCGTCGCCAAGGGCCTGCTCGCCGATCCGGGGTTCCTCATCGCCGGGGTGGCCGCCCCGTCGGGACGCGCCGTCCGGACCGACGGCGGCTACCGCGTCAGCGGGAGATGGACGTTCGCCAGCGCCTCCCGGCACGCGACCTGGCTGGTGGGCGGCTGCGTCGTCGTCGACGCGGGCGGTGTGGTGGTCGGGCCGCAGGGCCTGCCGGAGATGGTGCTCGCCGTGCTGCCCGCCGGGCAGGTGACCGTCCACGACACCTGGCACGCGGTCGGCCTGTGCGGCACGGGCAGCCACGACTTCACCGCCGAGGACGTCCTCGTACCGGCCGACCACACCTTCTCCCTGGCCGACCCGCCGGTCCACGACTCCCCGCTGTACGCGTTCCCGTTCCGCAGCCTGCTCGCCTTCGGCATCGCCGCGGTGGCGCTCGGGATCGCCGACGCCGCGCTCGCCGAGTTCAGCCGGCTCGCCGCCGCCAAGGCCAACCCGATGACCGGCCAGGTGCTCGCCGCGAAGCCGGCCGCGCAGGCGGCGTTCGCGCAGGCGACCGGGCTGCGCCACGCGGGACGGGCCTACCTGCTCGACGAGATCGGCCGCTGCTGGGACCTGGCCGCCGCCGGGCAGCAGGCGACCGTCGAGGACCAGGCGCGGCTGCGGCTCGCGATCACCCAGGCCACCGCGATGGCCGCGCAGGCGGTCGACCTGCTCTACCGTACCGCCGGGGGCTCCTCGGTCTTTCTGTCCAGCCCGCTGCAGCGGCACTTCCGCGACGTCCACACGGCGACCCAGCATGCCCTCGTCGGCGCCGACTCCCTCGAACTGGCCGGGGCGCTCCTGCTCCAGCAGCAGGTGAGCACGTTGCGGCTGTGA
- a CDS encoding zinc-dependent alcohol dehydrogenase family protein, which translates to MSALVAGEVGEPADVLRLESRPVPTPTAGQALIRVKATPIHASDLHVLRGRYGFSPEFPTVGGHMECVGRVEALGPDAEGLEIGQRVVVAAVPAVPGPPVSGTWQEYLVADVRRLLPVPDGLSDSSAGQLAVNPLTALLLVTRELDVQPGEWLLQTAAGSTVGRLVIQLCRHLGVRTINIVRRRAAVAEIRALGGDEVVCTEDEDLLRRVAEIAGDDGVRKAVDCVAGPVGAQVSQALAPGGQVVVYGALSTHRQTDPAALTIPVQARSLIYETKAVRGFWLNRWFGTTPPEEALRALSQVRSLATDGVLTIPEGQPFPLERFAEAIALAEAPAHGTKPLLVFEDNHGSHAG; encoded by the coding sequence ATGAGCGCGCTCGTCGCCGGAGAGGTCGGCGAGCCTGCCGATGTCCTGCGGCTGGAGTCGCGACCCGTTCCCACGCCGACAGCCGGCCAGGCGCTGATCCGGGTGAAGGCGACCCCGATCCACGCCAGCGACCTGCACGTTCTCCGCGGCCGATACGGCTTCTCCCCGGAGTTCCCCACCGTCGGGGGCCACATGGAATGCGTGGGCCGGGTAGAGGCCCTGGGCCCGGACGCCGAGGGGCTGGAGATCGGCCAGCGCGTGGTGGTCGCAGCCGTCCCCGCGGTGCCCGGCCCTCCCGTGTCCGGCACCTGGCAGGAATACCTCGTCGCCGATGTCCGACGGCTCCTGCCGGTCCCCGACGGCCTGAGCGATTCCAGCGCCGGCCAACTCGCCGTCAACCCGCTGACCGCGCTGCTGCTCGTGACCCGCGAACTCGACGTGCAGCCAGGTGAATGGCTGCTACAGACGGCCGCGGGCTCCACCGTCGGCCGGCTCGTCATCCAGCTGTGCCGGCACCTGGGCGTCCGCACGATCAACATCGTGCGGCGGCGCGCCGCCGTCGCGGAGATCAGGGCGCTCGGCGGTGACGAGGTCGTCTGCACCGAGGACGAAGACCTGCTGCGACGGGTGGCCGAGATCGCAGGAGACGACGGCGTACGCAAAGCCGTCGACTGTGTCGCCGGGCCGGTCGGCGCCCAGGTGTCCCAGGCACTGGCCCCGGGAGGGCAGGTCGTCGTCTATGGAGCGCTGTCCACCCACCGGCAGACCGATCCGGCAGCGCTGACGATCCCCGTGCAGGCACGCTCGCTCATCTACGAGACCAAGGCGGTCCGCGGCTTCTGGCTGAACCGCTGGTTCGGCACCACCCCGCCCGAAGAGGCGCTGCGCGCGCTGTCCCAGGTACGCAGCCTCGCCACCGACGGCGTGCTGACCATCCCCGAAGGCCAGCCGTTCCCGCTCGAACGCTTCGCCGAAGCCATCGCCCTGGCCGAAGCGCCCGCCCACGGCACCAAACCGCTCCTCGTCTTCGAGGACAACCACGGCAGTCACGCCGGGTGA
- a CDS encoding diguanylate cyclase produces MTAVLVGGLWLVFYAVLVYLTHTSRPAAIFVGNVLYLFPIAAAAGLSVFAAVRTSGRVRIAWRLLAASNVLWLAGETLWAVSAYRSPDDVPVPSVSDIGYFLSYLLAVPAIIVGLGMGLLGRTRRLLDALLVAAGGVALGWQLLIGPLMPSSWDAATITAFIYPVLSVALVSVLAAVVFSGGQRVPRSMMIVGAAFGLAAVTDAAYAYLTLEHEYTNASWLNVGWQAEAVLLCIAALIAARSRESDEPTTLEPDLSSLPAVVAVVAVCGVALADLIVVGQLSRVTVALTLLLLVGLLVRQISLARGRWRVTQRLRTDALTDPLTGLYNRRHFEESLRFEAVSAARHEAPLSVVLVDLDHFKDVNDTYGHAAGDAVLVEVARLLRQSVRSTDLICRYGGEEFACLLPGTDAQAAVDLAERIRQSVCRTPVPVPGSSDHVLLTASFGVATAEPGQVDTGKLVEVADEALYRAKALGRDRVVGSGVVPAAADPAGELPPGLIWLADRVDEALGRRDRAALVSRWSAHTAARLGLDPATQARIAAAARVADIGRITAALDSPSAEQIRRHPAEGARLLVELAGRADLGDLVAAYHERADGSGYPLGLSADDIPVGARIIAVCDTWATMRAGGSAGAGEDQARAELSRDTRFDPAVVAAFLSIVDECAADRGSSRRDGAAVLPAAGEQPK; encoded by the coding sequence ATGACAGCCGTGCTGGTCGGGGGCCTGTGGCTGGTCTTTTATGCCGTCCTGGTCTATTTGACCCATACATCGCGTCCTGCTGCTATTTTCGTCGGCAACGTCCTGTATCTGTTCCCGATCGCCGCGGCGGCGGGGCTGAGCGTCTTCGCCGCGGTTCGCACCAGCGGCCGGGTCCGTATCGCGTGGCGGCTGCTGGCCGCGTCGAACGTGCTGTGGCTCGCCGGAGAGACACTGTGGGCCGTGTCCGCCTACCGGTCGCCGGACGACGTTCCGGTCCCGTCGGTGTCCGACATCGGCTACTTCCTGTCCTACCTGCTGGCCGTTCCGGCGATCATCGTCGGTCTCGGGATGGGCCTGCTGGGACGTACCCGCAGACTGCTCGACGCCCTGCTCGTCGCCGCGGGCGGGGTGGCGCTGGGCTGGCAGCTGCTCATCGGCCCGCTGATGCCGAGCAGCTGGGACGCCGCGACGATCACCGCGTTCATCTACCCGGTGCTGTCGGTCGCGCTGGTCAGCGTCCTGGCGGCGGTGGTGTTCAGCGGCGGGCAGCGGGTTCCCCGGTCGATGATGATCGTCGGGGCGGCGTTCGGGCTGGCGGCGGTGACCGACGCCGCGTACGCCTACCTCACCCTCGAACACGAGTACACCAACGCGAGCTGGCTCAACGTCGGCTGGCAGGCGGAGGCGGTGCTGCTGTGCATCGCCGCGCTGATCGCCGCGCGCTCGCGGGAGTCCGACGAGCCGACGACCCTGGAACCGGACCTGTCGTCGCTGCCGGCGGTGGTCGCGGTGGTCGCGGTGTGCGGAGTGGCGCTGGCCGACCTGATCGTGGTCGGCCAGCTGTCGCGCGTCACGGTGGCGTTGACGCTGCTGCTGCTCGTGGGTCTGCTGGTGCGGCAGATCAGCCTGGCACGCGGGCGCTGGCGGGTGACGCAGCGGCTGCGTACGGATGCGCTCACCGATCCGCTGACCGGCCTGTACAACCGGCGCCACTTCGAGGAGTCGCTGCGGTTCGAGGCGGTGTCCGCGGCCCGGCACGAGGCGCCGCTGAGCGTGGTCCTGGTGGATCTGGACCACTTCAAGGACGTCAACGACACGTACGGGCACGCGGCGGGGGACGCGGTGCTGGTAGAGGTGGCGCGGCTGCTGCGGCAGTCGGTGCGCAGCACCGATCTGATCTGCCGGTACGGCGGTGAGGAGTTCGCGTGCCTGCTGCCGGGCACCGACGCGCAGGCGGCGGTCGACCTGGCGGAGCGGATCCGCCAGAGCGTGTGCCGGACACCGGTGCCGGTGCCGGGCAGTTCTGACCATGTGCTGCTCACGGCCTCGTTCGGGGTCGCCACGGCCGAGCCTGGGCAGGTCGACACCGGCAAGCTGGTCGAGGTCGCCGACGAGGCGCTGTACCGGGCCAAGGCGCTCGGCCGCGACCGGGTCGTCGGTTCGGGGGTCGTGCCGGCTGCCGCCGACCCGGCAGGCGAGCTGCCGCCGGGGCTGATCTGGCTGGCGGACCGGGTCGACGAGGCACTCGGCCGGCGCGACCGGGCGGCGCTGGTGTCGCGCTGGTCGGCGCATACTGCTGCGCGGCTGGGTCTCGATCCCGCCACGCAGGCCCGGATCGCCGCTGCCGCCCGGGTGGCGGACATCGGCCGGATCACCGCGGCGCTGGACTCGCCCTCGGCGGAGCAGATCCGCCGACACCCGGCCGAGGGCGCCCGGCTGCTGGTGGAGCTGGCCGGCCGGGCTGACCTGGGCGACCTGGTCGCGGCCTATCATGAGCGTGCCGACGGCTCCGGCTATCCGCTCGGCCTCAGTGCCGACGACATACCCGTCGGCGCACGGATCATCGCGGTGTGCGACACCTGGGCCACGATGCGCGCCGGCGGGTCGGCGGGGGCCGGCGAGGACCAGGCCAGGGCGGAGCTGAGCCGGGATACGCGGTTCGACCCCGCGGTCGTCGCCGCTTTCCTCAGCATCGTCGACGAGTGCGCGGCCGACCGGGGTTCATCACGCCGTGACGGTGCCGCCGTGCTGCCGGCGGCGGGCGAGCAGCCCAAGTGA
- a CDS encoding thrombospondin type 3 repeat-containing protein, protein MRNPSVDRGGALAPARRVLAVVAALTLVGVAAPAAAGEDPPRRPKHELVACDPTACYAAWYVVDSDGDGYCDADELAAGTDPDDKASHPLLLKLVDLAIDRTLPSFEAGAGAFFLLPVELVRQRQEYAHDWLGAFPIAGRADAVGKFGVTGDLMKKFGLDPTKDPFSLGIDLPGTNGGTSSGGLKLAGVKPGRVQTSLLGIDGSATYGADRGGVVDSTKDWGGLGSGDITTYGDGSETHTTSNKEGGTNVEYTNPGGSAGPTVTTTLDSHWEGDVRVDEEHETTKDPDGNIIKDSTTVTLNFKDGHTESQTDTIRYNRNAKNEVIDTSVSHTETTSTADGKTTSSTVTYRCDANAENCTQTGTGTATGGMFDPDYGPPVVTEEVVKGTLRLRGAAITVVEGWERPGSEEPDLPNLGALILVDPNADDLFVLVEPTNAARAHPESRPDLPNPMTGEPAPTGGCSGGLC, encoded by the coding sequence ATGAGAAACCCCTCCGTTGATCGTGGCGGCGCGTTGGCGCCCGCCCGCAGAGTGCTGGCCGTCGTGGCCGCGCTGACGCTGGTCGGCGTGGCCGCGCCCGCCGCCGCCGGCGAGGACCCGCCCCGCCGTCCGAAGCATGAGCTGGTGGCCTGCGACCCGACCGCCTGCTACGCGGCCTGGTACGTGGTCGACTCCGACGGCGACGGCTACTGCGACGCCGACGAGCTGGCCGCTGGCACCGACCCCGACGACAAGGCCAGCCACCCGCTGCTGCTGAAGCTCGTCGACCTGGCCATCGACCGCACGCTGCCGTCGTTCGAGGCGGGCGCGGGCGCCTTCTTCCTGCTGCCCGTCGAGCTGGTCCGGCAGCGGCAGGAGTATGCGCACGACTGGCTGGGCGCGTTCCCGATCGCCGGCCGCGCCGACGCCGTGGGCAAGTTCGGCGTCACCGGCGACCTGATGAAGAAGTTCGGTCTCGACCCGACGAAGGACCCGTTCAGCCTCGGCATCGACCTGCCCGGCACCAACGGCGGCACCAGCAGCGGCGGCCTGAAGCTGGCCGGGGTCAAGCCGGGCCGCGTCCAGACCTCGCTGCTCGGCATCGACGGCAGCGCCACCTACGGGGCCGATCGCGGCGGGGTCGTGGACAGCACCAAGGACTGGGGCGGCCTCGGCAGCGGCGACATCACCACGTACGGCGACGGCTCGGAGACGCACACCACGAGCAACAAGGAGGGCGGAACCAACGTCGAGTACACCAACCCCGGCGGCTCGGCGGGGCCGACCGTGACGACCACCCTCGACAGCCACTGGGAGGGCGACGTCCGGGTCGACGAGGAGCACGAGACCACGAAAGACCCTGACGGCAACATCATCAAGGACTCCACGACCGTCACGCTCAACTTCAAGGACGGGCACACCGAGAGCCAGACCGACACGATCAGGTACAACCGCAATGCGAAGAACGAGGTCATCGACACGTCGGTGAGCCACACCGAGACGACTTCCACCGCTGACGGCAAGACCACCAGCAGCACGGTCACCTACCGCTGCGACGCCAACGCCGAGAACTGCACCCAGACCGGCACCGGCACGGCCACCGGCGGCATGTTCGACCCCGACTACGGCCCGCCGGTCGTCACCGAAGAGGTGGTCAAGGGCACGCTTCGGCTACGCGGCGCGGCGATCACCGTGGTCGAGGGCTGGGAGCGGCCGGGTTCGGAGGAGCCGGACCTGCCCAACCTGGGAGCGCTGATCCTCGTCGACCCGAACGCAGACGACCTGTTCGTGCTGGTCGAACCGACCAACGCGGCGCGGGCGCACCCGGAGTCGCGCCCCGACCTGCCCAACCCGATGACCGGCGAGCCGGCGCCGACCGGCGGCTGCTCGGGCGGCCTCTGCTGA
- a CDS encoding DUF4253 domain-containing protein, with the protein MQRLLDTWGVFLPGLCSAPVGDLHLFGAPAPRDWHTVWEQLRDVHGETGLWPFVSPLRPAEFALHAGERAVASPLAPAQMIAQLRAATREDWLREAKWGNWSAVVPRLEPAPFTGSKFLESELNPTAWLLLLPAAAGGTDLPLPLRAPYANNWCGDASHPWLTSADHAAVWTSWRDRFGAEVLHLDHSSVEFVVHRPPITPAEISEVTEEQWAYCPDLGQVFGDPEWVARKQVPARRWYFWWD; encoded by the coding sequence ATGCAACGGCTGCTGGACACCTGGGGGGTATTTCTGCCCGGGCTGTGCTCGGCGCCGGTCGGCGACCTGCACCTGTTCGGTGCGCCCGCGCCCCGGGACTGGCACACCGTCTGGGAGCAGCTGCGTGACGTGCACGGCGAGACGGGGCTGTGGCCGTTCGTGTCGCCGCTGCGCCCGGCCGAGTTCGCGTTGCACGCCGGAGAACGGGCGGTGGCCAGCCCGCTCGCACCGGCGCAGATGATCGCGCAGCTACGTGCGGCCACGCGGGAGGACTGGCTGCGTGAGGCCAAGTGGGGGAATTGGTCGGCCGTGGTGCCCCGGCTGGAGCCGGCCCCGTTCACCGGCTCGAAGTTCCTGGAGAGCGAGCTCAACCCGACTGCCTGGCTGCTGTTGCTGCCGGCTGCGGCGGGCGGCACCGACCTGCCGCTGCCGCTGCGGGCGCCGTACGCGAACAACTGGTGCGGTGACGCGTCGCACCCGTGGCTGACCTCCGCCGATCATGCCGCGGTCTGGACGTCGTGGCGGGACCGCTTCGGCGCCGAGGTGCTGCACCTGGACCATTCGTCGGTGGAGTTCGTCGTGCACCGGCCGCCCATCACACCGGCGGAGATCAGCGAGGTGACCGAGGAGCAGTGGGCGTACTGCCCGGACCTCGGGCAGGTCTTCGGCGATCCGGAGTGGGTGGCGAGGAAACAGGTCCCGGCCCGGCGCTGGTACTTCTGGTGGGACTGA